From the Candidatus Saccharimonadaceae bacterium ML1 genome, one window contains:
- a CDS encoding UTP--glucose-1-phosphate uridylyltransferase, producing MMKRPTKAIIAAAGFGTRFLPQTKAMPKEMMPLIDKPIIQYVVEELVDAGIKDIIIVGSASKRAIEDHFDLPNEDLLANLRAGGDKKKPLLDQVEAIANLANFVYLRQKGAYGNATPIQCAAHLMGSEPFIYTWADDFFVSRPGVTKQLIETYERYGGSVLACKRAEKDDEYDKYGFVSGAAEQTGEVKVDRIIEKPGKANAPSELGSVSEFLFTPEIFDYLEKAHASFDGHGEFMIQPIVQAMINDGWGVYAREITDGKFYDTGDKLEYLKTMIDFGLDHPKLGPALREHLLQRVAELSEISE from the coding sequence ATGATGAAACGACCAACCAAAGCTATTATTGCTGCCGCCGGATTCGGTACGCGCTTTTTGCCGCAGACTAAGGCAATGCCGAAGGAAATGATGCCGCTTATTGATAAGCCGATCATTCAGTATGTCGTTGAAGAGCTAGTCGACGCGGGCATTAAAGATATCATCATCGTTGGGAGTGCGAGCAAGCGTGCAATTGAAGATCATTTTGACTTGCCAAACGAAGACCTGCTTGCAAATTTGCGGGCTGGCGGCGACAAGAAAAAACCGCTGCTTGACCAGGTTGAGGCGATTGCAAATCTGGCGAATTTCGTCTATCTGCGCCAAAAAGGCGCGTATGGCAACGCGACGCCGATTCAGTGTGCGGCGCATTTGATGGGCAGCGAACCGTTTATCTACACTTGGGCGGACGATTTTTTTGTCAGCCGGCCAGGTGTTACGAAACAACTGATTGAGACGTACGAGCGCTACGGCGGCAGCGTGCTTGCGTGTAAACGTGCCGAGAAGGATGATGAGTACGACAAGTACGGTTTCGTTAGCGGTGCGGCAGAACAGACGGGCGAGGTTAAAGTCGATCGTATTATCGAAAAGCCGGGTAAAGCGAATGCGCCGAGCGAGCTCGGCAGCGTAAGCGAATTTCTGTTTACGCCGGAAATATTTGATTATCTAGAAAAAGCGCACGCTAGCTTTGACGGGCACGGCGAGTTCATGATCCAGCCGATCGTGCAAGCGATGATCAACGACGGCTGGGGCGTGTATGCGCGCGAAATCACCGACGGTAAGTTCTACGATACGGGCGACAAGCTTGAATATTTGAAAACAATGATTGATTTCGGGCTTGATCATCCCAAGCTTGGTCCGGCGCTTCGCGAACATTTGCTGCAGCGCGTGGCGGAATTATCTGAAATATCCGAATAA
- a CDS encoding DUF4145 domain-containing protein encodes MNSFAIWFILIAILILAVVGILYLAFARATPKLNVTRFRTQWLAIENSFSKSNPASWHVAIFNADKLVDKALRESRYKGETMGERMKSAQDAWSHPNHIWGAHKIRNRLAHDTEVKLSHDLALRALSAYKQALKDLGAI; translated from the coding sequence ATGAATAGCTTCGCGATTTGGTTTATTTTGATTGCTATTTTGATTTTGGCGGTCGTTGGGATTTTGTATTTGGCGTTTGCGCGCGCCACGCCAAAACTTAACGTAACGAGGTTTCGTACGCAGTGGTTAGCGATCGAGAATAGTTTTTCAAAAAGTAATCCGGCGAGCTGGCACGTTGCAATTTTCAATGCCGATAAACTCGTTGATAAAGCTCTGCGCGAAAGCAGATACAAAGGCGAGACGATGGGCGAGCGTATGAAATCGGCGCAAGACGCTTGGTCGCATCCGAATCATATTTGGGGCGCACACAAAATTCGTAATCGCCTGGCGCACGACACCGAGGTAAAACTTTCGCACGATCTCGCCCTGCGCGCATTATCAGCCTATAAACAAGCATTGAAAGATTTAGGAGCGATTTAA
- the gatB gene encoding Asp-tRNA(Asn)/Glu-tRNA(Gln) amidotransferase subunit GatB, producing MAASAEILQKYEMTIGIECHVQLATDTKLFSPADNDARDAAPNTKVHPIDFGLPGMLPVLNRRAVDLAIRAGKALNAPIANVSRFDRKHYFYPDLPKGYQTSQMYQPIILAGYVDAPLEDGAVKRVRIEHAHMEEDAGKLTHHDDYSLVDLNRAGTPLIEIVSEPDMHSAAEARAYATELYRLMTYAGVTYGDLYHGNMRFDVNISIAPKGSTTLGKRAEVKNLNSFRSVEHAAQYEFERQVALVEAGEPVVQETRGWNDDRGVTTSQRSKEDAQDYRYMPDPDIPPIVLTDEEIADIQAGMPMLPGEYRESWSGLSLDKSVVDTILGHQEVADLLQQTYRLADSDQGGVLSELGVDKQVYAALMRRIFNWFASTPGEMIDLACIRSGLVEPRRLVHLALLAEKNEISSNNAKEIFLFLFDESFAGKMPRDIAKEKNLLQVSDESAITAIVDDVMNDPASAASIADIKAGKDKAIGYLVGQVMKRSKGQANPSLAQKLIRERL from the coding sequence ATGGCAGCATCCGCAGAAATATTGCAGAAATATGAAATGACAATCGGCATTGAGTGCCATGTCCAACTTGCGACCGATACGAAATTATTTAGTCCAGCAGACAACGATGCGCGCGATGCGGCGCCAAATACTAAAGTTCATCCGATTGATTTTGGGCTGCCGGGCATGCTGCCGGTGTTGAACCGGCGTGCGGTTGATTTAGCGATTCGCGCCGGAAAAGCTCTTAACGCGCCGATTGCGAACGTGTCGCGCTTTGATCGTAAGCACTATTTTTATCCTGACCTGCCGAAGGGTTATCAGACAAGCCAAATGTACCAGCCGATTATTCTCGCCGGCTACGTTGATGCGCCGCTTGAGGATGGCGCGGTAAAACGCGTGCGTATTGAGCACGCGCACATGGAAGAAGATGCGGGTAAGTTAACGCATCACGATGACTACTCGCTCGTTGATTTGAACCGCGCTGGCACGCCGCTCATCGAAATTGTGTCTGAGCCGGATATGCATTCGGCAGCAGAAGCGCGCGCCTATGCGACGGAGTTGTACCGTTTAATGACATACGCAGGCGTGACATATGGTGATTTATACCATGGCAATATGCGGTTTGACGTAAACATTAGTATTGCGCCAAAAGGCTCAACGACGCTTGGCAAGCGCGCCGAGGTGAAGAATCTGAATAGTTTTCGGAGTGTTGAGCACGCTGCGCAATATGAATTTGAGCGCCAGGTTGCATTAGTTGAAGCGGGCGAGCCGGTTGTGCAGGAAACTCGCGGTTGGAACGACGACAGAGGAGTAACGACGAGCCAGCGTAGCAAAGAGGACGCGCAAGATTACCGTTATATGCCCGATCCCGACATTCCGCCGATCGTTTTGACTGATGAAGAAATTGCCGATATTCAAGCCGGCATGCCGATGCTGCCGGGTGAATATCGCGAGTCGTGGTCTGGCTTATCTCTTGATAAATCGGTAGTCGATACGATATTAGGTCATCAAGAAGTTGCCGATTTATTGCAGCAGACGTATCGCCTGGCAGATTCGGATCAAGGCGGTGTGCTGAGCGAGTTGGGCGTGGATAAACAAGTCTACGCGGCGCTGATGCGCCGGATCTTCAACTGGTTTGCGTCAACGCCTGGTGAGATGATTGATCTTGCGTGTATTCGGTCTGGCTTGGTTGAGCCGCGCCGTCTCGTCCACTTGGCGCTGTTGGCAGAAAAAAACGAAATTAGCTCAAATAACGCCAAAGAGATTTTTCTCTTTTTGTTCGACGAATCGTTCGCCGGCAAGATGCCGCGCGACATCGCTAAAGAGAAGAATTTATTGCAGGTGTCGGATGAAAGTGCTATCACTGCTATTGTTGACGACGTTATGAATGATCCTGCGAGCGCCGCTTCGATTGCTGACATTAAAGCGGGCAAAGATAAGGCTATCGGCTATCTTGTCGGTCAAGTTATGAAGCGGTCGAAAGGGCAAGCGAACCCAAGTTTGGCGCAGAAATTAATTCGAGAAAGGTTATAA